A single genomic interval of Nitrospirota bacterium harbors:
- the tatA gene encoding twin-arginine translocase TatA/TatE family subunit codes for MFGTLGFSELIIILAIVLIIFGAGKLPQIGEGLGKALKGFKKEVHDIPPPEAIQPPPDQLPSQAQPRPAAEETQVASSQSASAAPKPTAPYTPGPELTPGTTAALMANLGPQEAQPKVVKAAQAAPPAAASPASAGAQGHQPPTMEERMATPPPVARAQYPPLPPSAQPKPVAKRPSAIVNKEAVARVQAQQAALKQKAAQQAQAASQSGGLSPQDMQSLGSGLGDALRTFRQAVADVRNTVDPEMRTIQAEMDAAQKEIEQSIEAAKQMPAVQEEPPKPA; via the coding sequence ATGTTTGGCACCCTAGGCTTCTCCGAACTGATCATCATTCTGGCCATCGTGCTGATCATTTTCGGTGCGGGCAAGTTGCCGCAGATCGGTGAAGGGCTGGGCAAGGCGCTCAAGGGCTTTAAAAAGGAAGTACACGACATTCCACCGCCCGAAGCCATCCAGCCTCCCCCGGATCAGCTTCCCTCCCAAGCGCAACCCAGGCCCGCGGCGGAGGAGACGCAAGTTGCCTCCAGCCAGTCGGCGTCCGCCGCTCCCAAGCCGACGGCGCCCTACACACCGGGTCCGGAACTGACTCCAGGAACCACGGCTGCGCTTATGGCGAATCTTGGGCCCCAGGAAGCGCAACCCAAGGTTGTCAAGGCGGCACAAGCTGCGCCGCCCGCTGCGGCGAGCCCCGCCTCCGCCGGCGCTCAGGGGCACCAGCCGCCGACGATGGAGGAGCGGATGGCGACTCCGCCTCCCGTCGCGCGGGCGCAATATCCGCCGTTGCCTCCGAGCGCGCAGCCCAAGCCGGTTGCGAAGCGTCCCTCCGCAATCGTGAACAAAGAGGCCGTCGCTCGGGTGCAGGCACAACAGGCGGCCCTCAAGCAGAAGGCCGCACAGCAGGCGCAGGCGGCGTCGCAATCAGGGGGACTCTCGCCTCAGGATATGCAGAGTCTCGGGTCCGGACTGGGCGATGCGCTCCGGACGTTCCGGCAGGCGGTCGCCGACGTCCGCAACACGGTCGATCCGGAGATGCGCACCATTCAAGCCGAAATGGACGCCGCTCAGAAAGAGATCGAGCAGTCCATCGAAGCGGCCAAACAGATGCCGGCTGTGCAGGAAGAACCCCCCAAGCCGGCCTGA
- a CDS encoding amino acid permease, with the protein MASRLFRTKPIDQILADADHPEHRLKKTLTVWDLTGLGIGGIVGTGIFVLIGTAIVGDAHRPGAGPGIILSFVLSGLTCALAALCYAEFAAMIPVSGSAYTYSYATLGEFLAWLTGWNLILEYGVACVAVAIGWSGYFNNILKFCGIELPHWATHAPGVDGGVVNLPAAIIVLLVTGILVLGVKESARATGLIVLVKLAVILFFIGVGISAVEPANWTPFMPFGFQGVGAAAAIVFFAYIGFDAVSTTAEEARNPQRDVPLGIIASLGICTLLYIAVAAVLTGLIPYEQIDVHAPVAEALRVVGFNWGAAVVATGAVAGITSVLFVMMIGQIRVFFAMSRDRLLSPWLSKVHPRYRTPHHATILTGAGVAVLAALVPIGDAADMTNIGTLFAFVLVCLGVIVLRRTKPEQRRPFRIPFMPWIPLLGMATCLGLMAFLPTMTWIRFVVWTVVGIAIYFGYGIRRSRLADEPLPEQQAIPQSESV; encoded by the coding sequence GTGGCCAGTCGCCTGTTCCGGACTAAACCCATCGATCAAATCCTGGCCGACGCCGATCATCCGGAACATCGGCTCAAGAAAACCCTGACCGTCTGGGATCTGACCGGTCTGGGCATCGGCGGCATCGTCGGAACCGGCATCTTCGTGTTGATCGGAACCGCGATCGTCGGGGACGCCCACCGACCGGGCGCCGGACCGGGCATCATTCTCTCGTTCGTTCTGTCCGGACTCACCTGCGCGCTCGCCGCCCTCTGCTATGCCGAGTTCGCGGCCATGATCCCTGTCTCGGGCAGCGCCTACACCTATTCCTATGCGACCCTCGGAGAGTTCCTGGCCTGGCTCACCGGTTGGAACCTGATCCTGGAATACGGCGTCGCCTGCGTGGCCGTGGCCATCGGATGGTCCGGGTACTTCAACAACATTCTGAAATTCTGCGGGATCGAGCTGCCGCATTGGGCGACGCATGCGCCCGGCGTAGACGGAGGCGTCGTCAACTTGCCGGCCGCGATCATTGTCCTGCTCGTCACCGGGATTCTGGTGCTGGGCGTCAAGGAAAGCGCACGGGCCACCGGCTTGATCGTGCTCGTCAAATTGGCCGTGATTCTGTTTTTCATCGGGGTGGGGATCTCCGCCGTCGAGCCGGCCAACTGGACGCCCTTCATGCCCTTTGGGTTCCAGGGCGTGGGCGCCGCGGCGGCGATCGTCTTCTTTGCCTATATCGGCTTTGACGCGGTCTCGACGACGGCGGAGGAAGCCCGGAATCCTCAGCGGGACGTCCCTCTCGGGATCATCGCCTCCCTCGGCATCTGCACTCTGCTCTATATCGCAGTCGCCGCAGTCCTGACCGGGCTCATCCCCTACGAGCAGATCGATGTCCACGCGCCGGTCGCCGAGGCCTTGCGGGTGGTGGGATTCAATTGGGGCGCGGCCGTCGTCGCGACGGGTGCCGTGGCCGGCATCACGAGTGTGCTGTTCGTCATGATGATCGGACAGATCCGGGTGTTCTTCGCCATGTCGCGGGACCGACTGTTGAGCCCGTGGCTCTCCAAAGTGCATCCGCGCTACCGCACTCCGCACCATGCCACGATCCTGACCGGAGCCGGCGTGGCCGTGCTCGCGGCGCTGGTCCCCATCGGCGACGCCGCCGACATGACCAACATCGGGACCTTGTTTGCGTTTGTCCTCGTCTGCCTCGGGGTAATCGTCCTGCGGCGGACAAAACCCGAACAACGCCGTCCCTTCCGCATTCCGTTCATGCCGTGGATCCCTCTGCTCGGCATGGCCACCTGCCTGGGCCTCATGGCCTTCCTCCCCACGATGACCTGGATTCGATTCGTCGTGTGGACGGTGGTGGGGATCGCGATCTATTTCGGCTACGGCATCAGGCGCAGCAGATTGGCGGACGAACCCTTGCCGGAGCAACAGGCCATCCCACAATCGGAAAGCGTATGA
- a CDS encoding gamma-glutamyl-gamma-aminobutyrate hydrolase family protein: MRPVIGVTPDFNAGDREDMGGREPTYFLRARYVRAIEELGGVPLILPLAADPALRRRLFENLDGVLLTGSGPDLPPSLYGERQRYKFRVMSRQRSEFELEMARLAAERAVPLLGICGGMQTINVALGGSLFQDIPSQIPRALPHRQAKPATALSHPVTVQPGSLLRRIVRRDRIRVNSSHHQSVKQLAPSLTASAVAPDGVIEAIESPHHPFLLGLQWHPEFLFDRHDIHRRLFQAFLKAARGKS, translated from the coding sequence ATGAGACCCGTCATCGGGGTCACCCCGGATTTCAACGCGGGAGACCGGGAAGACATGGGGGGCCGGGAACCCACCTATTTTTTACGCGCCCGTTACGTACGCGCGATCGAAGAACTGGGCGGCGTTCCGCTGATTCTCCCCCTCGCGGCCGATCCCGCCCTTCGACGCCGACTGTTCGAGAACCTCGACGGCGTGTTGCTCACCGGAAGCGGTCCCGATCTTCCTCCCTCCTTGTATGGCGAACGGCAACGTTACAAGTTCCGCGTGATGAGCCGACAGCGGTCGGAATTCGAGCTAGAGATGGCCAGACTGGCTGCCGAGCGCGCCGTGCCGTTGTTGGGCATTTGCGGCGGGATGCAAACGATCAACGTCGCCCTCGGCGGGAGCCTCTTCCAGGATATCCCGTCACAAATCCCCCGGGCTCTGCCGCATCGGCAGGCCAAGCCGGCCACGGCGCTCTCACATCCCGTCACGGTGCAACCGGGGAGTCTGCTCAGACGGATCGTCCGGCGGGATCGGATCCGGGTCAACAGTTCCCATCACCAGTCGGTCAAGCAGCTCGCACCGTCCTTGACGGCCAGCGCCGTCGCGCCGGACGGCGTCATCGAGGCCATCGAGTCGCCGCATCATCCCTTTCTGCTGGGGTTGCAATGGCATCCGGAGTTTCTCTTCGACCGACACGACATTCACCGACGTCTCTTCCAAGCCTTTCTCAAGGCCGCCCGTGGAAAATCGTAA
- a CDS encoding HEAT repeat domain-containing protein — translation MRAIHRQAPSPTILLLIGILVLLSACDGDEPPRSPDTIVSYLASLLADADPEVRRTAAEGLGKLGQSGAAEALVEALNDPDPAVRQASAWALGQLGEAVAGRASLPLVGRLRDRSEQVRLSAARAIAEIGETEAVVERLTRALKASDAATRRAAVHALLSLDAPPAYPALVEALRDDDAEVRQGAVAALGELADSRAIPLLRERLLHDPAVGVRAEAAFRLGKIGDRAAVADLEKVAADDADAGVRRWARWASEQISSAPDSGSAH, via the coding sequence TTGCGTGCGATCCATCGCCAAGCTCCTTCGCCCACCATCCTCCTCTTGATCGGCATCCTCGTTCTCCTGTCGGCCTGCGATGGAGATGAGCCGCCACGCAGCCCGGATACGATCGTCTCGTATCTGGCGTCGCTGCTCGCGGACGCGGACCCCGAGGTTCGACGAACCGCAGCGGAAGGTTTAGGAAAGCTGGGACAATCGGGCGCCGCTGAGGCCTTGGTCGAGGCGCTGAATGATCCGGACCCCGCTGTCCGTCAGGCCAGCGCCTGGGCTCTTGGCCAGCTTGGGGAGGCCGTGGCTGGTCGGGCTTCGTTGCCTCTGGTCGGTCGGCTGCGCGATCGTTCCGAACAGGTCCGGCTCAGCGCGGCCAGAGCGATCGCCGAGATCGGAGAAACGGAAGCCGTCGTCGAACGGCTGACTCGGGCACTCAAAGCGTCCGATGCGGCGACGCGGCGCGCGGCCGTTCACGCGCTCCTCTCGCTCGATGCGCCGCCAGCGTATCCGGCTCTCGTTGAGGCGCTCCGGGATGACGATGCGGAGGTTCGACAGGGAGCGGTTGCGGCGCTGGGGGAGTTGGCCGATTCGCGGGCGATTCCCCTGCTCCGCGAACGTCTCTTGCACGATCCTGCCGTCGGCGTGCGAGCCGAAGCGGCATTTCGCCTGGGAAAGATCGGCGACCGAGCGGCCGTTGCCGACTTGGAAAAGGTGGCGGCGGACGATGCGGATGCGGGAGTGCGCCGCTGGGCCAGGTGGGCGAGCGAGCAGATCAGCTCAGCGCCCGATTCCGGTTCAGCGCATTGA
- a CDS encoding M24 family metallopeptidase, with translation MPAMSESPILSRRVDEIQQALREQPGLDGWLFYDFRGSDPLACRVLHVDPATHATRRWYYWIPTHGSPIKLLHQIEPHVLDHLPGTALSYVSWEEQKTRLGQMLGGVRRAAMQYSPMNAIPYLSRVDAGTIELVRSFGVEVVTSADLVQRFEAVWNDRQLASHRVAAQALRRIVDEAFDHVRTSVAQRAPLTEYALQQFILSRMRTHGLVTGSPPIVALNEHSADPHYTPGPSGSAEVRRGDLVLIDLWAKQPEPGAVYADITWTGYVGDRAPARQREVFEIVRRARDEALSFVQRQAAAGRFPCGWEVDDVCRRVIRDAGYGERFLHRTGHSIGEEVHGNGANIDNLETQDTRRLLPRTCFSIEPGIYLAGEFGIRSELDVYLSDREAMVFGQPVQTEIVPILT, from the coding sequence ATGCCGGCGATGAGCGAGTCGCCGATCCTCAGCCGACGCGTCGATGAGATTCAACAAGCCCTCCGGGAGCAGCCGGGGCTGGATGGCTGGCTTTTCTATGATTTCCGCGGCAGCGACCCCCTGGCCTGCCGGGTTTTGCACGTCGATCCCGCGACCCATGCGACGCGCCGCTGGTATTACTGGATTCCGACGCACGGCAGTCCGATCAAACTGCTGCATCAGATCGAGCCGCACGTGCTGGACCACTTGCCGGGAACCGCCCTTTCCTACGTGTCGTGGGAAGAGCAGAAAACCCGTCTCGGTCAGATGCTCGGCGGGGTGCGCCGTGCGGCGATGCAGTACTCGCCGATGAACGCGATTCCGTATCTGTCGAGGGTGGACGCCGGCACGATCGAGTTGGTGCGGAGCTTCGGAGTCGAGGTGGTGACCTCCGCGGACTTGGTGCAACGCTTCGAGGCGGTCTGGAACGATCGGCAACTGGCATCCCATCGCGTCGCGGCTCAAGCGCTCCGCCGCATCGTCGACGAAGCCTTCGACCATGTCAGGACATCCGTCGCACAACGTGCGCCGTTGACGGAGTACGCGCTGCAGCAGTTCATCCTGTCGCGCATGAGGACGCACGGCTTGGTGACGGGAAGCCCGCCGATCGTGGCGCTGAACGAGCATAGCGCCGATCCGCACTACACGCCGGGACCGAGCGGCTCGGCCGAGGTCCGCCGCGGCGATCTTGTGCTGATCGATCTGTGGGCGAAGCAGCCCGAACCGGGGGCCGTCTATGCCGACATCACCTGGACCGGCTACGTGGGCGACCGCGCACCGGCCCGCCAGCGCGAAGTCTTCGAGATCGTGCGGCGAGCGCGGGATGAGGCCCTGTCGTTCGTCCAGCGCCAGGCGGCGGCGGGAAGATTCCCCTGCGGCTGGGAAGTGGATGACGTCTGCCGGCGGGTGATCCGCGACGCCGGGTATGGGGAGCGATTTCTGCATCGCACAGGCCATTCCATCGGGGAAGAGGTGCACGGCAACGGGGCGAACATCGATAATCTGGAAACACAGGACACGCGCCGGCTCCTGCCGCGGACCTGTTTTTCCATCGAGCCGGGCATTTACCTAGCCGGCGAATTCGGGATCCGCAGCGAGCTCGATGTCTATCTCTCGGACCGGGAAGCGATGGTCTTCGGCCAACCGGTCCAGACCGAGATCGTACCGATTCTCACATGA
- a CDS encoding phosphate-starvation-inducible PsiE family protein, translating into MRDRTEMIKRSLTWLEWLDSWGYITAGLSLLVLGMLIFAQSWIVFFQRATQSNLHPAGLKLLNDLLLVIILLELFRTVIRYLKTDVLLLEPYLAVGIIACIRRILTASAELAHLPEITAEMFTRYLLDVGLNVGVIMVLIFAVFILRKRPERSVLVSPALEKAGG; encoded by the coding sequence ATGCGCGATCGGACGGAAATGATCAAACGGAGCCTCACGTGGTTGGAATGGCTAGATAGTTGGGGATACATCACCGCCGGACTTAGCCTGCTCGTCCTCGGCATGCTCATATTCGCCCAAAGCTGGATTGTTTTTTTCCAGCGCGCCACCCAGTCGAATCTGCACCCGGCCGGTCTCAAACTCCTCAACGATCTCTTGCTGGTCATCATCCTGCTGGAGTTGTTCAGAACCGTCATCCGCTATCTGAAGACCGATGTCCTGCTCCTGGAACCCTATTTGGCGGTCGGTATCATCGCCTGCATCCGGCGAATCCTGACCGCCAGCGCAGAACTGGCCCATCTGCCGGAGATCACGGCCGAAATGTTTACCCGGTATCTGCTAGATGTCGGCCTGAACGTCGGGGTCATCATGGTCCTGATCTTTGCCGTCTTCATCCTGCGCAAACGGCCCGAGCGGTCGGTGTTAGTGTCGCCCGCCCTGGAAAAGGCGGGCGGCTGA
- a CDS encoding MFS transporter, giving the protein MKTPPDQWAGPKEIWAWCMYDFANSSFTTLIVTVAYSVYFVQVVAGHLRPEGLAERLWFWGYAASMLVVAVFSPTLGALADERAKKRAFLIGSTILCVVCTALLALVRAGDIGLGLTLFGLANIGFDLGFVFCSAFLVELVPLSRMGRISGYGWGLGYVGGLLSLALAYPFIRGGFVEANLPLYRASFAVTAAFFLVAAIPTFLFLRERAQPQQSNATTAVWRSVFRRLGETARRLGHYRDLSRYLIAYLVYTDAINTVIVASAIFANKVLDFTPGDLIMYFLVTQVSAGLGSILFGVLADRIGAARTITVTLFLWTALVAGAALVRTHGQFYAIGLLAGAALGANQATSRTLLGRFTPLGRQAEFFGFFSVAGKFAAIIGPLVYAEVTAWTGSQRWAVLSMAVFFAVGWLIFRTVDEERGMAAANAKA; this is encoded by the coding sequence GTGAAGACGCCCCCTGATCAGTGGGCCGGCCCGAAGGAGATCTGGGCCTGGTGCATGTATGATTTCGCCAATTCCTCCTTCACGACCCTCATCGTCACCGTCGCCTACAGCGTCTATTTCGTTCAAGTCGTCGCCGGCCACCTGCGTCCGGAAGGCCTCGCGGAACGGCTCTGGTTTTGGGGGTACGCTGCGTCGATGTTGGTGGTGGCGGTCTTCTCTCCGACGCTCGGGGCGCTGGCGGACGAGCGGGCGAAGAAACGGGCCTTTCTCATCGGCTCCACAATTCTGTGCGTGGTCTGCACGGCGCTCCTCGCGTTGGTCCGAGCCGGCGATATCGGGCTGGGGCTGACGCTGTTCGGGCTGGCCAATATCGGCTTCGACCTAGGATTCGTCTTCTGCAGCGCGTTTCTGGTCGAGCTGGTTCCGCTCAGCCGGATGGGCCGGATCTCCGGCTACGGCTGGGGGCTGGGTTATGTCGGCGGGCTTCTTTCGTTGGCGCTGGCCTATCCGTTCATCCGCGGCGGCTTCGTGGAGGCCAATCTGCCGCTCTACCGCGCGAGCTTCGCGGTGACCGCCGCGTTTTTTCTCGTGGCGGCGATTCCGACGTTTCTCTTCCTGCGGGAACGCGCCCAACCGCAACAGTCGAATGCGACGACCGCGGTCTGGCGGTCGGTCTTTCGCCGGCTCGGCGAGACCGCCCGCCGGCTTGGCCACTACCGGGATCTCAGCCGCTACCTGATCGCCTACCTGGTGTACACGGATGCGATCAACACGGTGATCGTGGCCTCGGCCATCTTCGCGAACAAAGTCCTGGACTTTACGCCGGGCGATCTGATTATGTATTTCCTCGTCACCCAAGTGAGCGCGGGACTCGGGTCCATCCTGTTCGGCGTCCTTGCGGATCGAATCGGCGCGGCCCGGACCATCACGGTGACGCTGTTTCTCTGGACCGCGCTGGTGGCGGGGGCGGCGCTGGTGCGCACCCACGGCCAATTCTACGCGATCGGGCTTCTCGCCGGCGCGGCCTTGGGCGCCAATCAGGCGACCAGCCGCACCCTCCTTGGACGGTTTACTCCGCTGGGTCGGCAAGCGGAGTTTTTCGGATTCTTCTCGGTGGCCGGCAAGTTCGCCGCGATCATCGGCCCGCTGGTCTACGCCGAAGTGACGGCCTGGACCGGCAGCCAGCGTTGGGCGGTCCTGTCGATGGCGGTATTTTTCGCCGTCGGCTGGTTGATCTTTCGGACCGTGGACGAGGAACGAGGCATGGCGGCGGCGAATGCGAAGGCTTGA
- a CDS encoding PilZ domain-containing protein: MKLTVTVTEAHQGKALDIDCDQETITLVGINGERLGTLTWEAVIERILASDEDSRFAHSRAHPRAPLAIRVRYTTPEGKQFDSLTGGIGGGGLFIESSAPLPQGTELAVEFALPDRPWEKLKARAKVAWTRNKPERYLLFPGMGVQFTDIAPEARAQVLELVNALNRNRALS, encoded by the coding sequence ATGAAACTCACGGTGACTGTGACAGAAGCTCATCAGGGCAAAGCCCTCGATATCGACTGCGACCAGGAAACGATCACGCTCGTAGGGATCAACGGCGAGCGCCTGGGGACGCTGACCTGGGAGGCCGTCATCGAGCGGATTCTCGCTTCCGATGAAGACTCACGCTTTGCGCACAGCCGAGCCCATCCGCGGGCGCCGCTGGCGATCCGAGTCCGCTACACGACGCCGGAAGGAAAACAGTTCGACAGCCTCACCGGAGGTATCGGCGGGGGCGGATTGTTCATCGAGAGCAGCGCCCCGCTTCCGCAGGGCACCGAATTGGCCGTGGAATTCGCGCTTCCCGACCGGCCCTGGGAGAAGCTCAAGGCCAGGGCCAAGGTCGCCTGGACCCGGAACAAGCCCGAACGCTACCTGCTCTTTCCCGGCATGGGCGTGCAGTTCACGGACATCGCGCCGGAAGCCCGCGCGCAGGTCCTGGAACTCGTCAATGCGCTGAACCGGAATCGGGCGCTGAGCTGA
- a CDS encoding DASS family sodium-coupled anion symporter — MRDSATQEVHTARDARFSRLKRAAAFAGGPAVAALVLFAPSPELPRDAQVLAAILTWVVLYWVVEPIPLPVTGVLGTVLCVMVGLGSFRTVFAPYAHPIMFLLIGGLLLAEAMTVHGVAGRFAAALVSAPWAAGPRRLLLMIGIATAGVSMWISNTAATALMLPIALSLTTSVGAEAQAVRGPDRAGLLLLLSFAATAGGMATVIGTPTNLVGVGLIAEQTGTTISFATWMALGGPSALALLAVAWGVVGWLHPAALPAVFNHRALQSGPRQALGPWTRGQVNACTVFGVAILLWILPGLVIALGGLDHPAALWVRVFLPSERVALLAAGLLFVLPTDLRRGEWTLSWKHVVGIRWDVLLLFGSGLAFGELMVKTGLADFIGRGFVSLFGSHTIWSLTAVSIAVAVLVSELVSNTVTATMAVPLAIAIAQATGVSPLPPALGATLGASLGFALPVSTPPNAIIYTTGFVPLGKMIRAGLLFDVIGAAMIWAALRLLCPVLGLT; from the coding sequence TTGCGGGACAGCGCCACCCAAGAAGTCCACACCGCCCGAGATGCGCGCTTCTCGCGCCTGAAACGTGCGGCCGCCTTCGCGGGAGGGCCTGCCGTCGCGGCGTTGGTCTTGTTCGCCCCGTCTCCCGAGCTTCCGCGTGACGCCCAGGTCCTGGCAGCTATTCTGACCTGGGTCGTCCTGTACTGGGTCGTTGAACCCATTCCCTTGCCGGTCACCGGGGTGCTCGGCACAGTCCTCTGCGTTATGGTCGGTCTCGGCTCCTTCCGGACCGTGTTCGCGCCCTACGCCCACCCGATTATGTTTTTGCTCATCGGAGGTCTGCTGCTCGCTGAGGCGATGACCGTTCACGGGGTGGCTGGACGATTCGCCGCCGCCCTAGTGTCGGCGCCGTGGGCGGCCGGTCCCAGGCGCCTGCTTCTGATGATCGGGATCGCGACCGCCGGCGTCTCCATGTGGATCAGCAACACCGCGGCCACGGCGTTGATGTTGCCGATCGCGCTGAGCCTCACCACCTCAGTGGGAGCGGAGGCACAAGCCGTGCGCGGCCCTGATCGGGCGGGCCTGCTGCTTCTGTTGTCCTTTGCCGCCACGGCCGGCGGCATGGCCACCGTCATCGGCACGCCGACGAATCTGGTCGGAGTCGGACTGATCGCCGAACAAACCGGAACGACCATTTCGTTCGCCACTTGGATGGCGTTAGGCGGTCCGTCGGCGCTCGCCCTCCTCGCGGTCGCCTGGGGAGTCGTGGGATGGCTCCATCCCGCCGCGCTCCCGGCGGTGTTCAATCACCGTGCCCTACAGAGCGGACCCCGCCAGGCGCTCGGACCCTGGACGCGGGGCCAAGTGAACGCCTGTACGGTGTTCGGTGTCGCGATTCTGCTGTGGATCCTCCCGGGACTTGTGATCGCGCTGGGGGGCTTGGATCATCCGGCCGCCCTCTGGGTCCGGGTGTTCTTGCCCAGCGAGCGGGTGGCCCTCCTGGCCGCCGGCCTGCTCTTCGTCCTTCCAACCGACCTGCGGCGAGGCGAATGGACACTGTCGTGGAAGCACGTGGTAGGCATCAGATGGGATGTGCTGCTCCTGTTCGGGAGCGGGTTGGCGTTCGGCGAACTGATGGTGAAGACCGGCCTCGCGGATTTCATAGGCCGGGGCTTCGTCTCCCTGTTCGGGAGTCACACGATCTGGAGCTTGACGGCGGTGTCGATTGCGGTCGCGGTTCTGGTCAGCGAGTTGGTTTCCAACACCGTCACAGCCACCATGGCGGTTCCCCTGGCCATCGCGATCGCCCAAGCGACCGGCGTTTCGCCGCTTCCGCCGGCGCTGGGCGCCACGCTCGGCGCAAGCCTGGGCTTTGCCCTGCCGGTCTCCACGCCGCCCAATGCGATCATCTACACCACCGGGTTCGTCCCTTTAGGCAAGATGATCCGCGCCGGCCTCCTCTTCGACGTGATCGGGGCCGCCATGATCTGGGCGGCGCTCAGGCTGCTCTGCCCTGTCTTGGGGCTGACCTGA